A genome region from Oncorhynchus gorbuscha isolate QuinsamMale2020 ecotype Even-year linkage group LG26, OgorEven_v1.0, whole genome shotgun sequence includes the following:
- the LOC124015426 gene encoding interferon-induced very large GTPase 1-like isoform X2 yields the protein METETEDALDPSSECTYQGEEHQLFLQLEPEALDIADIESQHSDQRDDKTTKTDEEKAEITTISSNFPQSSKIDQDTTVHLDHFADPHIVINMDNVGTVSRKSLEPEALDITDSESQHSDQQDDKTTKTDEEKTEITTPSNFAQSMTPVLTIALIGGTDSMEIESGNLLLGQDDLPAAELSQMAPRMYDLSGRCVSVINMLGLQSSELTQENHIGPLVHKQGINAVLLLLPLGQHIDEFQMGVGWLERMLGERALAFTIIVFTHKNDQDFGLGDLKDNNDLMDLIEMCGNRYLTCKKSMNDPTEISTLLEQIDLMVSENDPCCYTGEMYDEEIRKQQLKTDWGDRSQSEEKTASVPDDLPEDGVANKEKGEEKILEEIGGSLIEKNIPENIQLAKVAELMCRLHLQDKYQDKLTTADFLNIGSSAQHQHEPQTENKLAHTFLQRLLMLDYRARYIPVRDENSEMHDTNDNRNDHAETEESAFDALFNKNTVSGDLKRNTHVHPMDVQMAVFHCSDSFLRQFMVTKLSLCQYALPLLVPNPFTKEIECPLWTFRQIRKTWKSTNDSNIVTSQSMPIYKAETPMVSFFRLGSVSSSKSQLMSNLINQRHSTFFHRHCPGSSKTCLLMDGVVEIAWYCPAGKPNDIFTDCVAFCNLHGDAIAKEIQRDRLIEKASVNVILLPSLGKGDKSMAIVQELFKSSKPLICLLTEEDSVATEIKKGKYKMGLRDRNQSDVSEELKRIIRNNLSRPCCSFKLEDMAEYSGFRVDEDDEDCQVGKTNALQITDLLKEMELSKIKEEFLPCQGGLWHDWCQKNKDLYRLQGNLEMERSKIQHKMMQIRHHQHQVAFTELMQMFITSLRCLGEKEKSYFLKWVEILLDDLSSDELSDLHHKYDEKWSEVLALKKKHDKSEQLKMRQMELEKISEKLQAATFGFEHILREMGQIYEAHASVARQSKGESEVTVSYLPELAAELMISGHPMELMDGDAAHVPLTWINGVLDEVIKKLGDQRIFVLSILGIQSTGKSTMLNAMFGLQFAVSAGRCTRGAFMQLVKVTEEMKDDFRFDYVLVVDTEGLRALELAGKATVHHDNELATFVIGLGNMTLINIFGENPAEMQDIIQIAVQAFMRMKKVHLSPSCVFVHQNVGDITAGEKNMEGKRRLQDKLDEMTQLAAKEEDSNAECFSDVIAFDIQRDVKYFSQLWEGSPPMAPPNPCYSENVQELRKTILSKTSRSFGMTLSQFKSSIQDLWNALLNENFVFSFKNTLEIAVYRKLEIQYGKWIWALRSAMLTIENQLHNRIENGKLHRVERHNLVEEMRKTREEVNKSMEKYFDEDRDKEMLIQWRGRFQTKMCEFNDELVKGAKRKLEEVIQQRDGRKKLDDKKTQYENKLFQKSKELASKLKDKAKDEKQLENEFNTLWGVWVAELTNDTPSIMDINILDDVTCILGEIGNELSLVHDRKSCGMYREICTLGSYSNYAIVSKHQDLFNDDQHSRDAQRKPNKDQLQKNNGWGAFKSFLGFMSPENKTIDHIGPSNILTYTDHELIRAFTNDVDKQSQKIIKTHAHRKDGIQ from the exons CAACTATTTCTACAGTTGGAGCCTGAGGCCCTTGACATCGCAGACATTGAAAGTCAACACAGCGACCAACGGGATGACAAGACAACCAAGACCGATGAAGAAAAGGCAGAAATCACAACAATTTCTTCTAATTTCCCACAAAGCAGTAAGATAG ATCAAGATACCACGGTTCACCTGGATCACTTTGCTGACCCCCACATTGTAATCAACATGGATAATGTTGGCACAGTGAGCAGAAAATCT TTGGAGCCTGAGGCCCTtgacatcacagacagtgagagtCAACACAGCGACCAACAGGATGACAAGACAACCAAGACTGATGAAGAAAAGACAGAAATCACAACGCCTTCTAATTTCGCACAAAGCA TGACTCCTGTTCTGACAATTGCATTGATTGGTGGCACTGATTCTATGGAGATTGAATCTGGAAATCTCCTTCTTGGTCAGGATGATCTACCAGCAGCAGAACTCTCACAGATGGCACCCAGGATGTATGATTTGTCCGGTCGTTGTGTCTCTGTCATCAACATGCTGGGCTTGCAGAGTTCTGAACTTACCCAGGAGAATCACATAGGTCCACTTGTGCATAAGCAGGGTATCAATGCTGTCCTCTTACTTCTACCATTGGGCCAGCATATTGATGAATTCCAAATGGGAGTGGGGTGGCTGGAAAGAATGCTTGGAGAGAGAGCCCTTGCCTTTACAATAATCGTCTTTACCCACAAGAATGACCAAGACTTTGGGTTGGGTGATCTAAAGGACAACAATGATCTGATGGATCTCATAGAAATGTGTGGAAATAGGTATCTCACCTGCAAAAAGAGTATGAATGATCCAACCGAGATTTCAACATTACTTGAACAGATAGACCTCATGGTGTCTGAAAATGATCCATGCTGCTACACAGGAGAAATGTATGACGAAGAGATCAGGAAACAGCAACTGAAAACAGATTGGGGTGACCGATCACAAAGCGAGGAGAAAACTGCATCAG TTCCAGATGACTTGCCTGAAGATGGTGTTGCAAACAAAGAAAAG GGAGAAGAAAAGATACTTGAAGAAATCGGCGGGAGTTTAATTGAAAAAAACATCCCAGAAAATATACAACTAGCAAAAGTAGCAGAGCTCATGTGTAGACTTCACCTTCAAGATAAATATCAAGATAAGTTGACAACTGCAGACTTCCTGAACATTGGCTCTTCTGCTCAACATCAACATGAACCCCAAACAGAGAACAAACTTGCTCATACTTTCCTACAAAGGTTATTGATGCTGGACTACAGAGCCAGGTACATTCCTGTAAGAGATGAGAATAGTGAGATGCATGACACAAATGACAACAGAAATGATCATGCAGAAACAGAAGAAAGTGCCTTTGATGCCCTTTTCAACAAGAACACAGTCTCTGGTGATTTAAAGAGGAACACGCATGTTCACCCAATGGACGTCCAGATGGCAGTGTTTCACTGTTCAGACAGTTTCCTTCGGCAGTTCATGGTCACAAAGCTGTCCTTGTGTCAGTATGCCTTGCCTTTGCTTGTGCCAAATCCATTCACCAAAGAGATTGAATGCCCTTTGTGGACATTTCGACAAATCAGAAAAACCTGGAAGTCCACCAATGACTCTAATATAGTCACCAGCCAAAGTATGCCTATTTACAAGGCAGAAACACCAATGGTGTCATTCTTTAGGCTTGGTTCTGTGTCCTCATCAAAATCTCAGCTGATGAGCAACTTGATCAACCAACGTCACAGCACATTCTTCCACAGACACTGTCCAGGAAGCAGTAAAACCTGCCTCCTAATGGATGGGGTGGTAGAGATTGCATGGTATTGTCCTGCTGGGAAGCCCAATGATATTTTCACTGATTGTGTTGCATTCTGTAATCTCCATGGTGACGCAATTGCGAAAGAAATTCAGCGTGACAGACTGATTGAAAAAGCCTCAGTCAATGTTATCCTTTTACCAAGTCTTGGAAAAGGCGACAAAAGTATGGCAATCGTGCAGGAGCTGTTCAAGTCTTCTAAACCTCTGATATGTCTGCTCACTGAAGAGGATTCTGTTGCAACTGAAATTAAAAAGGGAAAGTACAAAATGGGTTTGAGAGACAGAAATCAGTCAGATGTGTCTGAGGAACTAAAAAGGATCATTAGAAATAATTTGTCAAGACCATGTTGCTCCTTCAAACTTGAGGACATGGCAGAGTACTCAGGGTTTAGAGTAGATGAGGATGATGAAGATTGCCAAGTAGGGAAGACTAATGCTCTGCAGATAACAGATCTGCTTAAGGAAATGGAACTGTCCAAGATCAAAGAAGAATTTCTTCCATGTCAAGGTGGGCTGTGGCATGATTGGTGTCAAAAAAATAAAGACCTTTATCGTCTCCAAGGGAATCTAGAGATGGAAAGAAGTAAAATACAACATAAAATGATGCAAATTCGACACCATCAACATCAGGTTGCCTTTACTGAACTCATGCAGATGTTTATCACAAGTCTACGATGTCTGGGAGAAAAAGAAAAATCATATTTCCTCAAGTGGGTAGAGATACTACTGGATGACCTGTCCTCGGATGAGCTCTCAGACCTTCATCACAAATATGATGAAAAGTGGTCCGAGGTCCTGGCTTTGAAAAAGAAgcatgataaatcagagcaactGAAAATGAGACAAATGGAGCTGGAAAAAATATCAGAGAAGCTGCAAGCAGCAACCTTCGGATTTGAACACATTCTGAGGGAAATGGGACAGATCTATGAAGCCCATGCATCTGTGGCCAGGCAAAGCAAAGGAGAAAGTGAGGTGACCGTGTCTTACCTTCCAGAGCTCGCGGCAGAACTTATGATATCGGGACACCCAATGGAACTAATGGACGGTGACGCAGCTCATGTGCCATTGACGTGGATTAATGGGGTTTTAGATGAAGTTATCAAGAAACTAGGAGATCAGAGAATTTTTGTTTTGTCCATTTTGGGAATCCAGAGCACTGGGAAGTCTACAATGCTGAACGCAATGTTTGGACTGCAATTCGCAGTAAGTGCTGGAAGGTGTACCAGAGGTGCTTTCATGCAACTGGTGAAAGTGACCGAGGAGATGAAAGATGACTTTAGGTTTGACTATGTTCTTGTTGTTGACACTGAGGGACTTCGAGCTTTAGAGTTGGCAGGAAAGGCAACAGTGCACCATGACAATGAACTTGCAACTTTTGTCATTGGCCTTGGAAACATGACCTTGATCAACATATTTGGAGAGAATCCTGCTGAGATGCAGGACATCATTCAGATAGCTGTTCAGGCCTTCATGAGGATGAAGAAAGTTCATCTGTCTCCaagttgtgtgtttgtgcaccAGAATGTTGGAGACATCACGGCCGGAGAGAAAAACATGGAGGGAAAGAGGCGCTTACAGGACAAACTAGACGAGATGACCCAGTTAGCTGCCAAAGAAGAGGACAGTAATGCAGAGTGTTTCAGCGATGTCATTGCATTTGACATACAAAGAGATGTGAAATACTTTTCCCAGCTGTGGGAGGGCAGCCCACCCATGGCCCCACCAAACCCATGCTACAGTGAGAATGTCCAGGAGCTAAGGAAAACAATCCTCTCTAAAACATCGAGGTCTTTTGGCATGACATTATCACAGTTCAAAAGCAGTATCCAAGACCTTTGGAATGCACTGCTGAATGAAAACTTTGTGTTCAGCTTCAAAAACACACTAGAAATTGCAGTTTACAGAAAACTTGAGATTCAGTATGGAAAATGGATCTGGGCTCTCAGGAGTGCCATGCTAACCATTGAAAATCAACTGCACAATCGAATTGAAAATGGAAAACTTCACAGGGTTGAGAGACATAACCTTGTTGAAGAAATGAGAAAGACCCGTGAAGAAGTGAACAAATCAATGGAAAAGTACTTTGATGAAGACAGAGATAAAGAAATGTTGATTCAGTGGCGAGGGAGATTTCAAACCAAAATGTGTGAGTTTAATGATGAACTTGTGAAGGGAGCAAAAAGAAAGTTAGAGGAGGTTATTCAGCAGAGGGATGGGCGCAAAAAGCTGGATGACAAGAAGACACAGTATGAAAACAAGCTCTTCCAAAAGAGCAAAGAACTTGCCTCAAAACTGAAGGACAAGGCAAAGGATGAAAAACAACTTGAGAATGAATTCAATACTCTTTGGGGAGTGTGGGTTGCCGAGTTGACCAATGATACACCTTCCATTATGGACATAAACATATTGGATGATGTGACTTGTATCCTTGGAGAGATCGGTAATGAATTGTCTCTTGTACATGATCGGAAAAGTTGCGGAATGTACCGTGAGATTTGTACCTTGGGGAGTTATTCGAACTATGCAATTGTATCTAAGCACCAAGATCTTTTTAACGACGATCAGCACTCAAGAGATGCTCAAAGGAAGCCAAACAAGGACCAATTGCAGAAAAATAATGGGTGGGGTGCTTTTAAGAGTTTTTTGGGGTTTATGTCTCCAGAGAACAAGACAATTGACCACATTGGTCCAAGCAACATTCTAACATACACAGATCATGAATTGATAAGAGCATTCACCAATGATGTTGACAAACAAAGCCAGAAGATAATCAAGACCCATGCCCATAGAAAAGATGGGATACAATGA
- the LOC124015426 gene encoding uncharacterized protein LOC124015426 isoform X4: METETEDALDPSSECTYQGEEHQLFLQLEPEALDIADIESQHSDQRDDKTTKTDEEKAEITTISSNFPQSSKIDFENESDDLLDPCDESLIPTCTIPSAHPDQDTTVHLDHFADPHIVINMDNVGTVSRKSLEPEALDITDSESQHSDQQDDKTTKTDEEKTEITTPSNFAQSMTPVLTIALIGGTDSMEIESGNLLLGQDDLPAAELSQMAPRMYDLSGRCVSVINMLGLQSSELTQENHIGPLVHKQGINAVLLLLPLGQHIDEFQMGVGWLERMLGERALAFTIIVFTHKNDQDFGLGDLKDNNDLMDLIEMCGNRYLTCKKSMNDPTEISTLLEQIDLMVSENDPCCYTGEMYDEEIRKQQLKTDWGDRSQSEEKTASGMSSMHLMQQL, from the exons CAACTATTTCTACAGTTGGAGCCTGAGGCCCTTGACATCGCAGACATTGAAAGTCAACACAGCGACCAACGGGATGACAAGACAACCAAGACCGATGAAGAAAAGGCAGAAATCACAACAATTTCTTCTAATTTCCCACAAAGCAGTAAGATAG ACTTTGAAAACGAAAGTGATGATTTGCTGGATCCTTGTGATGAAAGTTTAATACCCACTTGCACAATTCCTTCGGCTCATCCAGATCAAGATACCACGGTTCACCTGGATCACTTTGCTGACCCCCACATTGTAATCAACATGGATAATGTTGGCACAGTGAGCAGAAAATCT TTGGAGCCTGAGGCCCTtgacatcacagacagtgagagtCAACACAGCGACCAACAGGATGACAAGACAACCAAGACTGATGAAGAAAAGACAGAAATCACAACGCCTTCTAATTTCGCACAAAGCA TGACTCCTGTTCTGACAATTGCATTGATTGGTGGCACTGATTCTATGGAGATTGAATCTGGAAATCTCCTTCTTGGTCAGGATGATCTACCAGCAGCAGAACTCTCACAGATGGCACCCAGGATGTATGATTTGTCCGGTCGTTGTGTCTCTGTCATCAACATGCTGGGCTTGCAGAGTTCTGAACTTACCCAGGAGAATCACATAGGTCCACTTGTGCATAAGCAGGGTATCAATGCTGTCCTCTTACTTCTACCATTGGGCCAGCATATTGATGAATTCCAAATGGGAGTGGGGTGGCTGGAAAGAATGCTTGGAGAGAGAGCCCTTGCCTTTACAATAATCGTCTTTACCCACAAGAATGACCAAGACTTTGGGTTGGGTGATCTAAAGGACAACAATGATCTGATGGATCTCATAGAAATGTGTGGAAATAGGTATCTCACCTGCAAAAAGAGTATGAATGATCCAACCGAGATTTCAACATTACTTGAACAGATAGACCTCATGGTGTCTGAAAATGATCCATGCTGCTACACAGGAGAAATGTATGACGAAGAGATCAGGAAACAGCAACTGAAAACAGATTGGGGTGACCGATCACAAAGCGAGGAGAAAACTGCATCAGGTATGTCCTCAATGCATTTGATGCAGCAGCTGTAG